From the uncultured Methanomethylovorans sp. genome, the window TTGCCATTGATTCGAGTGGATTTACGAGTGGTCACTGTAGCTACTATTACTCTTTTAGGACTGGAAAGAAACGTAGATCATTCCTAAAAGTGAGTATTTCCATTGATACAAAGAAGTTTATTATCACTGGTTTTAAGATATCTGGTAAGCCTATCCATGATGCAAAGCATGCGATGACATTGCTACGGCAATGTCATAAAAATCGCCAATCAAAGTTTTACCTTATGGACAAAGGTTACGATTCTGAAGCTATACATTCTCTAGTAAGGGAAGAACTAGACGCAGTAGCTATGATTCCTTTGAGAGAAAGGAAAAGGAAGAAGATCAAGGGTAAGTATCGTAGAAAAATGATCGATGAGTTTGAGGAAATATTGTACCATTGCAGAAATCTTGTAGAAACGATGTTCTCTGTTCTGAAAAGGAAATACGGGGAAGAAGTGAAGGCAAAAAAGTATTGGAATCAAGCAAAAGAGGTTAAATTGAAACTATTAGTGCATAACCTTGACAGGTATGTCAAGGTTACATATATTGTTCAAATGAGCATTTCTACAAAGCCCTAATTTTAATCTATTATACAAGTATATATATTTATTATATACCGGTGGCAATGAAATAATTACAGTAATCTTGTAGTGGTACAATTTTCAAATAGTTTCCATTTACCTAAAATATATCTTTTGCGAATAACAATTTATTTAATCCACTTTGCATTAAATCCATACCATATCTTTTATATGTTCCGTCAGTGTATATTGTTTTACAAACCTAATTGTGATTAACTATATATATGATAATATACATAGAACTCGCCCGATCGGTTAAAATTTTTATAACAGTTGTAAGCTTTATACAAAGCGGGAGGTTAACTTGAAAATAAGAGTAGTAAGTTCAAAAGAAGAGATGGAGACCCTGCACCAGAGTGAGGAAATGATACACCTGGCTTTCAGGCCATCAAACACAGATATCTTTTCAATGGTTGAAAAATGTCCTAAACTTAAGGCTATCCACATGCCAACTTCATATAAGAAAACGCTTTCTAAGTCATCCCTTATGTTTCTTGAAATGCAGG encodes:
- a CDS encoding IS5 family transposase → MSNKYLKFVDTALAVSGKSHLPIYSCKYSKRKYTQHQLLTLILLKEYLNVDYRSIVELVELMESLKLRIGLKEVPHYTTLHKFITRLRSILFRSLLQQTLKLFYSYGEKIEIIAIDSSGFTSGHCSYYYSFRTGKKRRSFLKVSISIDTKKFIITGFKISGKPIHDAKHAMTLLRQCHKNRQSKFYLMDKGYDSEAIHSLVREELDAVAMIPLRERKRKKIKGKYRRKMIDEFEEILYHCRNLVETMFSVLKRKYGEEVKAKKYWNQAKEVKLKLLVHNLDRYVKVTYIVQMSISTKP
- a CDS encoding DUF1699 family protein, which produces MKIRVVSSKEEMETLHQSEEMIHLAFRPSNTDIFSMVEKCPKLKAIHMPTSYKKTLSKSSLMFLEMQGVRILEGDVWGHREAIEEYSEISQHVYDRIRQYKGQGMSDEDIVKQMRTETGLSPDILSFLIRRIK